In Carya illinoinensis cultivar Pawnee chromosome 16, C.illinoinensisPawnee_v1, whole genome shotgun sequence, a single window of DNA contains:
- the LOC122299758 gene encoding uncharacterized protein LOC122299758 — protein sequence MRQFVQTMCNGNFFDKEPEETFEYFDYLAGNAQTWDTTDVHDRSRQVESSHGKYTLNEDDDLRAKLTLLSRKVEAVELKKVNEVHTVPKFSEKCDICEDRGHSTNEYPTIPAFKEVLLDQSNAVNMIHKPYSGPYTNSYDPGWRSHPNLSWRGDQHVTSATLAPEPSQLAIQAPPMQKKGFEDTVQQLSTQEEGKFPAQSQPNPQGQPHQVQAISEDPNLKSVKAVTTLRSGKVVDIPAHEPYNSGKVSNPSNKDGEHVSDEHEKIHCPIPAPFPQRLVPLHKDDFEFFDCFADSSLPLQETKRMPSEWSTQNKRRFLSEQRKQFQKFCKSRWSGPYIVNPREVF from the exons atgcgccaatttgtacaaaccatgtgtaatggaaatttttttgaCAAAGAGCCTGAGGagacatttgaatattttgattatcttgctGGAAATGCCCAAACTTGGGACACAACTGATGTGCATGATAGGTCTAGGCAAGTTGAGTCTAGTCATGgaaaatatactttaaatgaagatgatgatttgcGTGCGAAATTAACTTTGTTGTCTAGAAAAGTGGAAGCCGtggaattgaagaaagtaaatgaaGTGCATACTGTCCCTAAATTTTCTGAGAAGTGTGACATATGTGAGGATCgtgggcattcaactaatgaataTCCCACGATCCCTGCTTTCAAGGAAGTGTTATTGGACCAATCTAATGCTGTAAACATGATACATAAACCATATTCTGGTCCTTACACTAATTCTTATGATCCAGGATGGAGGAGCCACCCAAATCTCAGTTGGAGGGGTGACCAACATGTAACTTCAGCAACCTTGGCCCCGGAGCCCTCTCAACTGGCAATTCAAGCACCTCCAATGCAAAAGAAGGGATTTGAAGATACAGTTCAGCAGCTGA GTACCCAAGAGGAGggtaaatttcctgcacagTCACAACCAAATCCACAAGGGCAGCCTCATCAAGTGCAAGCAATAAGTGAGGATCCTAACTTAAAGTCGGTCAAAGCGGTGACTACTTTAAGAAGCGGTAaggtggtagacattccagcacATGAGCCATACAATTCTGGTAAGGTCTCTAACCCTTCTAATAAAGATGGAGAGCATGTTTCTGATGAGCATGAGAAAATTCATTGTCCTATACCTGCTCCTTTTCCTCAGCGATTGGTTCCGTTGCATAAAGatgactttgaattttttgattgttttgcagattcttctttaccacttcaagagactaagcgaatgccttctgaatggtccacccaaaatAAACGTCGATTTCTCTccgagcaaagaaaacagtttcaaaaattttgcaaatcccgatggagtgggccgtacattgtaaatcccagggaagtgttttaa
- the LOC122298973 gene encoding probable histone H2A.5 — translation MRGAGGRRGGDRKKSVLKKIKAGLQFPVGWIARYLKKGRYAQRTGTGAPIYLAAVLELAGNAARDNKKNRINPRHVLLAVRNDKELGKLLQGVTIANGEVLPNINLVLLPKKTATSESEKVSKSPKKA, via the exons ATGAGGGGAGCGGGAGGAAGAAGGGGTGGAGACAGGAAGAAGTCGGTGTTGAAGAAAATCAAGGCAGGGCTCCAATTCCCCGTTGGTTGGATCGCTCGGTACTTGAAGAAGGGTCGCTACGCCCAGAGAACGGGCACAGGGGCTCCGATCTACCTCGCTGCA GTGCTGGAATTGGCAGGGAACGCAGCACGTGATAACAAGAAAAACAGGATAAATCCAAGACACGTGCTTTTGGCTGTGAGAAACGACAAGGAACTCGGGAAACTGCTTCAAGGCGTCACCATTGCCAACGGCGAAGTTCTGCCAAACATCAACCTAGTATTACTACCAAAGAAAACCGCTACTTCCGAATCCGAGAAGGTCTCCAAGTCGCCCAAGAAAGCCTAA
- the LOC122298974 gene encoding tryptophan synthase alpha chain, chloroplastic-like, with the protein MDPEFVRTIEGISNTEQLDFSAATIFALDCRDQPSIFPRRTQVSSVGVTSARTSVSDRVKTLLQDIKKATTKPVAVGFGISTPEHVKQVAGWGADGVLVGSAMVKLLAEAKSPEEGLKELEILTKMYCY; encoded by the exons ATGGATCCTGAATTTGTG AGAACCATCGAAGGTATCAGCAACACAGAGCAACTGGACTTCTCTGCAGCCACGATTTTTGCCCTAGACTGCCGAGATCAACCTTCTATCTTCCCTCGACGAACTCAG GTAAGCTCAGTTGGGGTTACTAGTGCCCGCACATCTGTGAGTGATCGGGTTAAAACCCTTCTCCAAGATATTAAAAAG GCAACAACCAAACCTGTAGCAGTTGGCTTTGGCATATCCACTCCTGAGCATGTGAAACAG GTTGCAGGATGGGGAGCCGATGGTGTGCTTGTTGGGAGTGCCATGGTGAAGCTGTTGGCTGAAGCAAAATCCCCGGAGGAAGGTTTGAAGGAATTagaaattttaactaaaatgtACTGCTACTGA